The following proteins are encoded in a genomic region of Arachis ipaensis cultivar K30076 chromosome B02, Araip1.1, whole genome shotgun sequence:
- the LOC107626213 gene encoding pentatricopeptide repeat-containing protein At2g20710, mitochondrial translates to MSFATQILSISRKSFQFIKRFSFLATPTLPSQPSTTSNLLTVKKEQSGVVSVPRTPFFQKLPLRDLYRRIFTAPESTSLVISIIEKWIRDGGTVNYNRLLSVIRKLRSRRRYRNALEVSSWMFEKGFSKHKSGDLAIRLDLIGKVNGLEEAEFYFNSIPKYLQTGECYSSLLNCCAHARDVASAERIMEKMRASGFARSILSRNVLLNLYYQTQNYDKLENLVCEMQEEGINFNSYTFGTLISAYAATSNTEGIDKLLAQLEHNWIQYWHLDWTVYAIAANCYRKQGLFDKAFNVLKKSERLITNKKRRVALTFLMTRYAAIGKKEEVMRLWKILTTDGKLYSRAYLAVIASVLKFEDFESAENIFKNWESKNLGFDIRIPNLIIGAYSKKGNMEAAESIVDWTIINNGEPNSKTWSYLSCGYIEQGNFSMAIEYIKEAISVCEVGHHWMQFWESLAAIFEYLKSKGDMEEVEELVRLIRSKDLVSLDVHKKLMNWIKDVESNVHVIDVFCRDSHKQTNVISKAKGIQMQQ, encoded by the exons ATGAGTTTTGCTACACAAATCCTCAGCATTTCGCGTAAATCCTTTCAATTTATAAAACGGTTTTCATTTCTCGCAACCCCTACGCTTCCTTCACAGCCCTCCACCACCTCCAACCTCTTAACAGTCAAGAAGGAACAAAGCGGCGTCGTTTCAGTTCCGAGGACACCATTTTTCCAGAAGCTTCCTTTGCGCGACTTATACCGTCGGATCTTCACGGCTCCTGAATCGACGTCCTTGGTGATTTCGATAATCGAGAAGTGGATTAGAGATGGCGGAACTGTTAACTACAACAGACTCCTATCTGTTATCAGGAAACTCAGATCACGCAGAAGATATAGAAACGCCCTCGAG GTATCGTCATGGATGTTTGAGAAAGGGTTTTCCAAACATAAATCTGGAGATCTTGCGATAAGACTAGACTTGATTGGGAAAGTTAATGGACTAGAAGAAGCAGAATTCTATTTTAATAGCATTCCAAAGTACTTACAAACTGGAGAATGTTACAGCTCTCTTCTTAATTGCTGTGCTCATGCTAGGGATGTGGCTAGTGCAGAGCGCATCATGGAGAAGATGAGAGCTTCGGGTTTTGCAAGGTCGATTTTGTCAAGAAATGTTTTGCTTAATCTCTACTATCAAACACAGAACTATGACAAATTGGAAAATTTGGTATGTGAAATGCAAGAAGAGGGTATTAATTTCAATAGCTATACATTTGGTACCCTGATAAGTGCTTACGCTGCCACTTCTAATACGGAGGGAATTGACAAGCTTCTCGCACAGTTAGAGCATAATTGGATTCAGTACTGGCATTTAGATTGGACTGTTTATGCTATTGCAGCCAATTGTTATAGGAAACAAGGACTCTTTGATAAAGCTTTTAATGTCTTAAAGAAATCAGAGAGGCTCATAACTAACAAAAAGAGGAGAGTGGCCCTTACTTTCCTTATGACTCGATATGCAGCAATAGGCAAGAAAGAAGAAGTGATGAGGTTATGGAAAATTTTAACAACGGATGGGAAGTTATACAGTAGAGCTTATTTAGCTGTAATTGCTTCAGTTCTTAAGTTTGAGGACTTTGAAAGTGCTGAGAATATATTTAAGAATTGGGAATCTAAAAATCTGGGTTTTGATATTCGGATTCCAAACTTGATTATTGGAGCTTACAGCAAGAAGGGCAATATGGAGGCAGCTGAATCTATTGTTGATTGGACAATCATAAACAACGGAGAGCCAAATTCAAAGACTTGGTCCTATCTCTCATGTGGGTATATTGAACAAGGTAATTTTTCAATGGCTATTGAATATATCAAAGAAGCCATTTCTGTCTGTGAAGTGGGGCATCACTGGATGCAATTTTGGGAATCTTTGGCTGCCATTTTTGAATACTTGAAAAGTAAAGGAGATATGGAGGAAGTAGAGGAGTTGGTACGGTTAATTAGGAGCAAGGATCTTGTCTCCCTTGACGTTCACAAGAAGTTGATGAATTGGATTAAGGATGTTGAATCAAATGTGCATGTAATTGATGTGTTCTGTAGAGATTCACATAAACAAACAAATGTAATTTCAAAAGCCAAAGGAATACAGATGCAGCAATGA
- the LOC107626217 gene encoding universal stress protein A-like protein, which translates to MMEKTSATTTKVVEEGGGGGGREERRMKMKVMVAIDESEGSFYALKWALENLFENMASKCYASTAEEAHAGMVENEGGMVFLVHVQPRFAEYGYPIIGPNVEDYVRKSQEEASAAILSRGLHMCKDKKVKAETVILRGDPREMICQAAEQVHVDLLVVGSRGLGTISRLFIGSVSDYCAHNAKVPILIVKPPIKKDTKETQTSAVNA; encoded by the exons ATGATGGAGAAAACGAGTGCTACTACTACCAAAGTTGTTGAAGAAGGTGGGGGTGGTGGTGGTAGGGAAGAGAGGAGGATGAAGATGAAGGTGATGGTGGCAATTGATGAGAGTGAGGGAAGCTTCTATGCACTTAAATGGGCCCTAGAAAACCTATTTGAGAACATGGCTTCTAAGTGTTATGCTTCAACAGCAGAAGAAGCACATGCAGGGATGGTTGAGAATGAAGGAGGAATGGTGTTTCTTGTTCATGTTCAACCAAGATTTGCTGAGTATGGTTACCCTATCATTGGTCCTAATG TTGAGGATTACGTGAGGAAATCACAGGAAGAAGCATCTGCAGCCATACTCTCACGTGGGTTGCACATGTGCAAAGACAAGAAG GTGAAAGCAGAAACAGTAATTCTAAGGGGAGATCCAAGAGAAATGATATGTCAAGCTGCAGAGCAAGTGCATGTGGATCTTCTTGTTGTTGGTAGCAGGGGTCTTGGCACTATTTCAAG ATTGTTTATAGGAAGTGTAAGTGACTATTGTGCTCATAATGCAAAAGTTCCAATCCTTATTGTGAAACCACCTATCAAGAAGGATACCAAAGAGACACAAACAAGTGCAGTTAATGCATGA
- the LOC107626210 gene encoding pentatricopeptide repeat-containing protein At2g20710, mitochondrial-like, whose translation MIVLSRLKSALRLLPRSSVTYTTSAPSTSNLSTAKENQSAVVPLPQHLYRRIFHVRDQTHPVVTILEQWVLDGQTLSYDKLLFVIKQLRSRKRYKDALEVSFWMSEKGYSEPRSGDFSIRLDLIAKVKGIEEAESYFDSIPTDLRAAECYSSLLNCYAQVRDVDKAERIMLQMKHLGFARSTMARNPLLNLYYQRQNYDKVENLLLEMKEEGIKFDRYTFATLINTYAAKSDIEGINKHLAQLEDDPSYSQHADWWSVYAVAANCYGKLGIHDKAFNALKKSEERASSTIWKEAFPYLMTQYATIGKKEEVMRLWNIYKMDGKLLKSDYYSAVINSFLKLDDIELAKIIFDEWESRNRYLKNFFIPNLMIAAYSRKGNMEEAEAIVNRTIMKGGKPNLWTWSWLLFGYISQRNFARAARCMKEAVSICEGCKWRPLPESLAAIFQYLKFNGDIEEAEDLIRLLSNKNFISLDVHNKLMSWIKDLESNVPAIDVLGGDSHKQTGEISEPEEDRNSPDFCLSHQ comes from the exons ATGATAGTACTCAGCCGTCTGAAATCCGCTTTACGTCTTCTTCCTCGTTCTTCCGTGACCTACACAACCTCTGCCCCTTCCACCTCCAACCTCTCAACGGCGAAGGAGAACCAAAGCGCCGTCGTTCCTCTCCCGCAGCATTTGTACCGTCGGATCTTCCATGTGAGAGATCAAACTCACCCGGTTGTTACGATTCTCGAGCAGTGGGTTCTGGATGGCCAAACTCTTAGCTACGATAAACTGCTATTCGTTATCAAGCAACTTAGGTCACGCAAAAGATATAAAGACGCCCTCGAG GTATCATTTTGGATGTCCGAGAAAGGATACTCTGAACCTAGATCTGGAGATTTTAGTATAAGACTGGACTTGATTGCAAAGGTTAAGGGAATAGAAGAAGCTGAATCCTATTTTGATAGCATTCCGACAGACTTAAGAGCTGCAGAATGTTACAGCTCTCTTCTTAATTGCTATGCTCAAGTTAGAGATGTGGATAAAGCTGAAAGGATCATGCTGCAGATGAAACATTTGGGTTTCGCAAGGTCTACTATGGCAAGAAATCCTTTGCTTAACCTCTACTATCAAAGACAAAACTATGACAAAGTGGAAAATTTGTTGCTTGAAATGAAAGAAGAGGGTATTAAATTCGATAGATATACATTTGCCACCTTGATTAATACATATGCGGCCAAATCTGATATTGAGGGAATCAACAAACATCTTGCACAATTAGAAGATGATCCATCGTATTCCCAACATGCAGATTGGTGGAGTGTTTATGCTGTCGCAGCCAATTGTTATGGCAAACTTGGGATTCATGATAAAGCTTTTAACGCTTTAAAGAAATCTGAGGAGCGCGCGAGTTCTACAATCTGGAAAGAGGCCTTTCCTTACCTTATGACTCAATATGCAACAAtagggaagaaagaagaagtgaTGAGGTTGTGGAATATTTACAAGATGGATGGGAAGTTACTCAAAAGTGACTATTATTCAGCTGTAATAAATTCATTTCTCAAGTTGGATGACATCGAACTTGCTAAGATTATCTTTGACGAGTGGGAATCTAGAAACCGGTATTTAAAAAATTTCTTTATTCCGAACTTGATGATAGCAGCTTACAGCAGAAAGGGCAATATGGAGGAAGCTGAAGCCATTGTTAATAGGACAATCATGAAGGGAGGAAAGCCAAATCTATGGACTTGGTCATGGCTCTTGTTTGGATATATTTCACAAAGAAATTTTGCGAGGGCTGCTCGATGTATGAAAGAGGCAGTTTCTATCTGTGAAGGGTGTAAGTGGAGGCCACTACCGGAATCCTTAGCTGCCATTTTTCAGTACTTGAAATTTAATGGAGATATAGAGGAGGCAGAGGATTTGATAAGGTTACTCAGTAACAAGAATTTTATCTCCCTTGATGTTCATAACAAGCTGATGAGTTGGATTAAGGATCTGGAGTCAAATGTGCCTGCAATTGATGTGCTGGGAGGCGATTCACATAAACAAACAGGTGAAATTTCAGAGCCAGAGGAAGATAGGAACAGCCCTGACTTCTGCCTTAGCCATCAATAA
- the LOC107626211 gene encoding protein ROOT PRIMORDIUM DEFECTIVE 1, giving the protein MLTRLIHRRGPLISSLQQLQCLSLLHRTFSLWSMKKDPDLESVLSRNRRWIVNNQIKNIILRYPNQEIPIASLQKKLKTLDLKGKALNWLHKYPSCFDVTFTGDEHRCHLSKRMMSLVEEEESVRESQENAFVCRLAKLLMMSVNKRINVLKINELKRNLGFPDDYVIRIVAKYPNLFRVVNEGGRRSSMEIELIHWDPEFAVSTVEVAARRSGNTRPTFSCSLPFSWVKSWERFREFDLVPYFSPYMDHRELVEGSKEMEKRNVGLVHEVLSLTLWKKASIVKLGHFRREFALPDRLNVLLLKHPGIFYVSNKYQIYTVLLREAYVGSELVEKDPLVVVKEKFGELMQEGLHEYNQRRRLINMEKRRKKGVPLARVDEVRCRRRRSENADSDDDKDGNNKPGGLFDPEERKRFYKVLFDDDTS; this is encoded by the coding sequence ATGCTCACAAGACTTATTCATCGTCGTGGTCCATTGATTTCGTCTTTACAACAACTACAATGTCTTTCTCTTCTCCACCGAACCTTCTCCCTGTGGTCCATGAAGAAAGATCCAGACCTCGAATCCGTGCTCTCCCGCAACCGCCGCTGGATTGTCAACAACCAGATCAAGAACATCATCCTCCGCTATCCAAACCAAGAGATCCCCATTGCATCCCTTCAGAAGAAGTTGAAAACCCTTGACCTCAAAGGCAAAGCCCTCAACTGGCTCCACAAGTACCCTTCCTGCTTCGATGTTACTTTCACCGGCGATGAACACCGCTGTCACCTCTCCAAGCGCATGATGAGCCTTGTCGAAGAGGAGGAATCTGTTAGGGAGTCTCAAGAAAATGCTTTCGTTTGCAGGTTAGCAAAATTACTTATGATGAGCGTCAACAAGAGGATTAATGTTCTGAAAATCAATGAGCTGAAAAGGAATTTAGGATTTCCCGATGATTACGTGATTAGGATTGTTGCAAAGTACCCAAATTTGTTCCGTGTTGTTAATGAGGGTGGGAGGAGGAGCTCTATGGAGATTGAATTGATTCACTGGGACCCTGAATTTGCTGTATCCACAGTGGAGGTTGCAGCCAGGAGGAGCGGCAATACAAGGCCAACATTCTCGTGTTCTTTGCCTTTCAGTTGGGTGAAATCATGGGAGAGATTCCGTGAATTCGATTTGGTTCCTTACTTTTCGCCTTACATGGACCATAGGGAATTGGTGGAGGGATCGAAAGAGATGGAGAAGAGGAATGTGGGATTGGTACATGAGGTGTTGTCTTTGACTCTTTGGAAGAAAGCCTCAATAGTGAAGTTGGGTCATTTTAGGAGAGAGTTTGCTTTGCCTGATAGGTTGAATGTGTTGTTGCTCAAGCACCCTGGGATTTTCTATGTTTCCAACAAATATCAGATTTACACAGTTCTTCTTAGGGAGGCGTATGTTGGGTCTGAACTTGTTGAAAAGGATCCTTTGGTTGTTGTGAAGGAGAAATTTGGGGAACTGATGCAGGAAGGGCTTCATGAGTACAATCAGAGGCGGCGTCTCATAAATAtggagaagaggaggaagaaaggTGTTCCTTTGGCTAGAGTAGATGAAGTAAGGTGTAGGAGGAGAAGAAGCGAAAATGCTGACTCAGATGATGATAAGGATGGAAACAATAAGCCGGGAGGTTTGTTTGACCCCGAGGAAAGGAAACGGTTTTATAAAGTTCTGTTTGATGATGATACTTCATGA
- the LOC107626216 gene encoding protein-lysine N-methyltransferase n6amt2, translating to MEDQLELNPNSLNGLTESSALPHSLKEVDDDDDAPVLSSHALAALKEFLSEQQSHHSAAAEGETATAVEESKVSLVSEDWRLSQFWYSAETAKTIAEEVLKLCNGSVNSPVACIACPTLFAYLKNIDPNVPAQLLEYDKRFEQYGSDYTFYDYNHPEELPPELKHSFKIVVADPPYLSKECLEKVAETISVLIKPGESFLLLLTGEVQRERAAEILGLHPCGFRPQHSSKLGNEFRLFTNYDPGTRLGGWER from the exons ATGGAGGACCAACTCGAGCTGAACCCTAACTCGCTCAATGGACTCACTGAGTCCAGCGCGCTACCGCACTCGTTAAAAGAAGTCGACGACGATGACGACGCGCCTGTTCTCAGCTCGCATGCCCTCGCCGCACTCAAGGAGTTCCTCTCCGAGCAGCAGAGCCACCACTCCGCCGCTGCAGAAGGAGAAACCGCAACCGCCGTCGAAGAATCCAAGGTTTCTCTGGTTTCGGAGGATTGGAGGTTGAGTCAGTTCTGGTACAGCGCGGAGACCGCGAAGACCATAGCTGAAGAGGTCCTCAAGCTCTGCAATGGCAGCGTCAATTCTCCCGTTGCCTGCATCGCTTGCCCTACCCTCTTTGCTTATCTCAAG AACATAGATCCTAATGTTCCTGCACAACTTCTTGAGTATGACAAACGTTTTGAGCAGTACGGAAGTGATTACACATTTTATGACTACAATCACCCTGAGGAGTTGCCACCGGAGTTGAAGCATTCCTTCAAAATAGTAGTGGCAGATCCTCCTTACTTG AGCAAAGAGTGCTTGGAGAAAGTTGCTGAAACAATTTCTGTGCTCATAAAACCCGGAGAATCATTTTTGCTTCTACTCACAG GTGAAGTGCAGAGAGAAAGGGCAGCTGAGATATTGGGATTGCATCCTTGTGGTTTTAGACCTCAGCACTCGAGCAAACTTGGAAATGAGTTTAGGCTATTCACAAACTATGACCCTGGAACAAGACTAGGAGGGTGGGAAAGATAG